In a genomic window of Flavobacterium lipolyticum:
- a CDS encoding helix-turn-helix domain-containing protein, with translation MKEIRKKYYIAFGQNLQKVMDNNKKDVMTVASVGKIELKQVYRVLNGEHGASLGTIISIAKGLDIEPKELFNFKFDLEKE, from the coding sequence ATGAAAGAGATTCGAAAAAAATATTATATCGCATTTGGTCAGAATTTACAAAAGGTAATGGATAACAATAAAAAAGATGTTATGACTGTTGCCTCTGTAGGTAAGATTGAACTTAAGCAGGTATATAGAGTTCTAAACGGTGAACATGGAGCGTCGTTAGGTACTATAATATCTATAGCAAAAGGCTTAGATATCGAACCGAAAGAATTATTTAATTTCAAATTTGATTTAGAAAAAGAATAA
- a CDS encoding TonB-dependent receptor plug domain-containing protein: protein MSGIVTDDTTPLPGVSVSVKNQRNTVITDFEGKFTITVSSDVSLIFTYIGFKTIEIPVARRLLINVQMEQDQTTLQEVRINTGYYSVKEKERTDSIAKIKAADIEKQPVNNPLAAMQGHMAGVNITQNTGVPGGGFNIQIRGLSSIRGDGNDPLYIVNGVPYSSQSLGDATVSASAISGVTNPLNNLNVSDIENIEVLKDADATAIYGSRGANGVVLITTKKGRSGETRFNLNAFTAVGKVARKMDLMQTSQYLSMRAEAFANDGITEYPEGAYDINGTWDQNRNADWQKELKEYLLQGELSLISMKEKSIIRETERLMNALWTGLTKIGLNYDLYFEKVDEFIR, encoded by the coding sequence GTGAGTGGTATTGTAACTGATGATACAACCCCTCTTCCAGGTGTGAGTGTTTCAGTTAAAAACCAGAGAAATACTGTCATCACAGACTTTGAGGGTAAATTTACCATAACAGTATCATCTGATGTGAGTCTAATTTTTACCTACATCGGTTTTAAAACCATTGAAATTCCAGTTGCACGACGTTTATTAATCAATGTGCAGATGGAGCAAGACCAGACTACCCTTCAGGAAGTCAGAATTAATACGGGCTATTATTCTGTTAAAGAAAAGGAACGTACCGACAGTATTGCGAAAATTAAAGCGGCGGATATTGAAAAACAGCCTGTCAACAATCCATTAGCGGCAATGCAGGGACATATGGCTGGAGTAAACATTACTCAAAACACAGGAGTTCCGGGTGGCGGCTTTAATATTCAGATCCGTGGTCTTAGCAGTATACGTGGAGACGGCAATGATCCATTGTACATTGTAAACGGAGTTCCATATTCATCACAGTCGTTAGGAGATGCGACTGTTTCTGCATCCGCTATCTCGGGTGTTACAAATCCGCTGAACAATTTAAATGTATCGGACATAGAAAATATAGAGGTATTGAAAGATGCCGATGCGACAGCAATTTATGGTTCCCGCGGGGCAAACGGCGTGGTACTGATCACTACAAAAAAAGGCAGGTCAGGAGAAACACGTTTTAATTTAAATGCATTTACGGCTGTCGGCAAAGTGGCAAGAAAAATGGATTTAATGCAGACCAGCCAGTATCTGTCAATGCGCGCAGAAGCTTTTGCTAATGATGGCATCACTGAATATCCTGAAGGTGCTTACGATATTAACGGTACTTGGGATCAAAATCGTAATGCCGACTGGCAGAAGGAATTAAAAGAATATTTGTTACAAGGAGAATTATCCTTAATTTCAATGAAAGAGAAATCAATTATAAGAGAAACCGAAAGGCTTATGAATGCTTTATGGACGGGACTTACAAAAATTGGTTTAAATTATGATTTGTACTTTGAGAAAGTAGATGAGTTTATAAGATAG